One region of Actinomycetota bacterium genomic DNA includes:
- a CDS encoding ArgE/DapE family deacylase, translating into MEPLPDEAPPGAYGGSRLTTDVETPDAHAFAGRGELAPAESSEDAGSIDGEILAAIAEQADWMTDLLSELVRAPTTLGNEEPGQIVVEAALAEIGLEPVDVPMDGERLRGHPLAAPFDWDVAGKRNVVSRWGPRDGEPGRSLILNGHIDVVSPEPTTHWGDVDPFGAHREDGWMVGRGAADMKCGIAAILGAVKGLRSLGLTPRAPVTVESVVEEECSGNGTLQTLLDGYTADAAVIAEPFGAAITTSQVGVLWFSVRITGVPGHAAEGQHATNAIEKSLAVIGALRSLEADLNASPPPPYDLFTHPINLNVGTIRGGDWASTVPGECETGYRIAMYPEMMIGELKGRIEAAVNEATSDQPGAAEVRYNGFSSRGYDIPDDHPLVTSLAHAFTRQAGTPPALVSTTGTTDAAVFGNVAGIPAVCFGPYAEAAHGVGERVYLPSVVQTAQVLGLFVRDWCSLA; encoded by the coding sequence ATGGAGCCCCTGCCCGACGAGGCCCCCCCGGGCGCATACGGTGGCAGCCGGCTCACGACCGACGTCGAGACCCCCGATGCGCACGCGTTCGCCGGTCGGGGGGAGCTCGCGCCCGCCGAGTCCTCCGAGGACGCCGGATCGATCGACGGCGAGATCCTGGCTGCGATCGCCGAGCAGGCCGACTGGATGACCGACCTCCTCTCTGAGCTCGTCCGTGCGCCCACGACGCTCGGCAACGAGGAACCGGGCCAGATCGTCGTCGAGGCTGCGCTCGCCGAGATCGGCCTCGAGCCGGTCGACGTGCCGATGGACGGCGAGCGCCTGCGCGGTCATCCGCTCGCGGCTCCGTTCGACTGGGATGTCGCGGGCAAGCGCAACGTCGTCTCCAGGTGGGGGCCCCGTGATGGGGAGCCCGGGCGTTCGTTGATCCTCAACGGGCACATCGACGTCGTGAGTCCCGAGCCGACGACGCATTGGGGCGACGTCGATCCCTTCGGCGCCCATCGGGAGGACGGCTGGATGGTCGGCCGGGGAGCCGCGGACATGAAGTGCGGCATCGCGGCGATCCTCGGAGCGGTCAAGGGCCTGCGGTCCCTCGGCCTCACGCCGCGAGCTCCGGTCACCGTGGAGTCGGTCGTCGAGGAGGAATGCTCGGGCAACGGGACCCTGCAGACCCTGCTCGACGGTTACACGGCCGACGCGGCGGTGATCGCGGAGCCGTTCGGCGCGGCGATCACGACCTCGCAGGTCGGGGTGTTGTGGTTCAGCGTCCGGATCACCGGGGTGCCGGGACACGCCGCCGAGGGTCAGCACGCCACGAACGCGATCGAGAAGAGCCTCGCGGTGATCGGTGCGCTGCGATCGCTCGAGGCGGATCTGAACGCGAGCCCGCCCCCTCCCTACGACCTGTTCACGCACCCCATCAACCTCAACGTCGGCACGATCAGGGGCGGCGACTGGGCCTCCACGGTGCCGGGCGAGTGCGAGACGGGCTATCGGATCGCCATGTACCCGGAGATGATGATCGGCGAGCTCAAAGGTCGCATCGAAGCCGCGGTGAATGAGGCGACGAGCGACCAGCCGGGCGCGGCCGAGGTCCGCTACAACGGCTTCTCGAGCCGTGGCTACGACATCCCCGACGACCATCCCCTGGTGACGTCGTTAGCCCACGCCTTCACGAGACAAGCGGGCACACCCCCGGCGCTCGTCTCCACCACCGGCACGACCGACGCGGCGGTCTTCGGCAACGTCGCGGGGATCCCCGCCGTCTGTTTCGGGCCCTATGCCGAGGCCGCGCACGGCGTGGGGGAACGGGTGTACCTTCCGTCCGTGGTGCAGACCGCCCAGGTGTTGGGCCTGTTCGTCAGAGACTGGTGCAGCCTGGCCTGA
- a CDS encoding NlpC/P60 family protein, with product MNRGGTPFRRGLATLGTVIALGATLVTGGPPANAADAPASTLLPHLGEPGSGPGPYPVDLSSTASPRRASFRWSDLDGSDAWAKSAIDFVGKANDWMRDFAARPDGSVPFRPDMIQTRKYLARAAVKAFAPGAAVDPAITFTDLDPSQTFYKWANIAVQRGWMRRSTDGRFMPDQAVTTGVLHSVVIDALGMRGIARQLDGLRTRDGVRFPTPERFGALMLGLRLGLRYNNSDEAMDVGPRSPLSRAQVAYSLYKAATLPSWVVPWVREQYDGIVLPKMGPKRLAIVRWGMKSVGLPYVWGGEWGGSNPPAALGGQPVPGFDCSGLAWWLLRENDGGAWKVHPPRPYAGWALPQRTSADMARFGALRYDRLLPGDLMFYDGNDDGTVDHVDVYIGHGYALDSSNTPGGVTIMWVGDGWYREHFVHGRRILPPA from the coding sequence ATGAACCGAGGGGGAACACCGTTCCGTCGTGGTCTGGCGACGCTCGGCACCGTGATCGCCCTGGGAGCGACGCTGGTCACCGGCGGCCCTCCGGCCAACGCTGCAGACGCGCCTGCATCGACCCTCCTCCCGCACCTGGGGGAGCCCGGGTCGGGTCCGGGGCCCTACCCCGTCGACCTGTCGTCGACGGCGTCGCCGCGGAGGGCGAGTTTCCGGTGGAGCGATCTCGACGGCTCGGACGCGTGGGCCAAGTCGGCGATCGACTTCGTCGGCAAGGCCAACGACTGGATGCGCGACTTTGCAGCGCGCCCCGACGGCAGCGTGCCGTTCAGGCCCGACATGATCCAGACTCGGAAGTACCTAGCGCGGGCAGCGGTCAAGGCGTTCGCGCCGGGCGCCGCCGTCGACCCGGCGATCACGTTCACCGATCTCGACCCGTCGCAGACCTTCTACAAGTGGGCCAACATCGCGGTGCAACGGGGCTGGATGAGGCGATCGACCGACGGCCGGTTCATGCCCGATCAGGCCGTGACGACCGGTGTCCTGCACTCGGTCGTGATCGATGCTCTCGGCATGCGAGGCATCGCTCGACAGCTCGACGGATTGCGCACGCGCGACGGTGTGCGGTTCCCGACGCCGGAGCGATTCGGCGCGCTGATGCTGGGGCTGCGGCTCGGACTCCGTTACAACAACAGCGACGAGGCCATGGACGTTGGACCGCGGAGTCCGCTCAGCCGTGCCCAGGTCGCTTACTCGCTGTACAAGGCCGCCACGCTTCCCTCGTGGGTGGTCCCCTGGGTCCGCGAGCAGTACGACGGCATCGTGCTTCCCAAGATGGGACCGAAGCGCCTCGCGATCGTGCGCTGGGGCATGAAGTCCGTCGGCCTCCCGTACGTGTGGGGCGGCGAGTGGGGAGGATCGAACCCGCCTGCCGCCCTCGGCGGCCAGCCCGTCCCCGGGTTCGACTGCTCGGGTCTCGCCTGGTGGCTCCTGCGGGAGAACGACGGTGGCGCGTGGAAGGTGCACCCACCGCGTCCCTACGCCGGCTGGGCGCTCCCGCAGCGGACGTCTGCCGACATGGCCCGCTTCGGGGCCCTCAGGTACGACCGTCTCCTCCCGGGCGACCTGATGTTCTACGACGGGAACGACGACGGCACGGTCGACCACGTGGACGTCTACATCGGTCACGGGTATGCCCTCGACTCGTCGAACACCCCGGGCGGGGTCACGATCATGTGGGTCGGCGACGGCTGGTACCGCGAGCACTTCGTGCATGGACGCCGCATCCTGCCGCCCGCCTGA
- a CDS encoding acyl-CoA thioesterase → MFEVTVHIRWRDMDNYGHVNNAVYLNYLEECRDRMIEGLFGADEAWDFVLAHVGIDFRDQLTQDDGDAVVRCEVTGFGRSSIRTRERIEKPDGTLAAEAEAVIVPRSPEGSSSRPLTDAERVVLQRAIDTAGG, encoded by the coding sequence ATGTTCGAGGTGACGGTCCACATCCGCTGGCGTGACATGGACAACTACGGGCACGTGAACAACGCGGTGTACCTGAACTACCTGGAAGAGTGCCGCGACCGGATGATCGAGGGACTCTTCGGCGCCGACGAGGCGTGGGACTTCGTGCTCGCCCACGTCGGGATCGACTTCCGCGATCAGCTCACCCAGGACGATGGCGACGCGGTCGTTCGGTGCGAGGTGACGGGGTTCGGCCGTTCGAGCATCCGGACGCGTGAGCGCATCGAGAAGCCCGACGGCACCCTCGCGGCCGAGGCCGAGGCCGTGATCGTGCCGAGGTCGCCGGAGGGGTCTTCGAGTCGGCCTCTGACCGACGCTGAACGAGTCGTGCTGCAGCGTGCGATCGATACCGCGGGAGGATGA
- a CDS encoding MFS transporter, which translates to MRKVRERAAAALGVLRTALRNRSLRRALVAFLLFNTQEYAVWIAVAVYAFQQGGAGEAGAVLVLQLVPAAIVAPIGSVLADRIPRAKALVLSYGLQTCANLLLGVCLIEAPAPVAYTAAVLAASVITLTRPAHNAILPSLAETPGELTAANAASSTMDGIGTLIGPLAGAILMGRWGPGGTVLVMAFVSALSVLAALGVRPDRPDEPNPSEHVSAFLSQALGGLRQARAEPDVATLLGVGGVQFVMVGMLDVFFALLAIDVLGSGESGAGVLAGGFGLGLLLGAAGAVGLVGVQRLAPAVLVALLGSGAALGALSLASTMPVAVVVLALCGATIGLFAVASRTLLQRRADDVVLARVFGLEEALQMIGLAVGAAAAPLLVSVFGAAGALAAAGAILAGVALGAWPRLRRIDAAAAGPGPEFDLLRGVSIFSPLAQHVQEQLAWHLIPFRVPAGGVVIREGEAGDRVYVVRNGTVEVAKGGVAVAELGPGDYFGEIALLRDVPRTATVTAIDDVDLLALERDVFLAAVTGSVPSRRQADEEVDRRLADGDR; encoded by the coding sequence ATGCGGAAGGTGAGGGAACGGGCAGCCGCCGCGCTCGGCGTGCTGCGCACCGCACTCCGGAACCGATCGCTCCGACGGGCCTTGGTGGCCTTCCTGCTGTTCAACACCCAGGAGTACGCGGTGTGGATCGCCGTCGCGGTGTATGCCTTCCAGCAGGGCGGCGCGGGGGAGGCCGGGGCGGTCCTCGTGCTTCAGCTCGTCCCGGCCGCGATCGTCGCCCCGATCGGATCGGTGCTCGCCGACCGCATCCCCCGCGCGAAGGCGCTCGTGCTGAGCTACGGGCTGCAGACCTGCGCCAACCTGCTGCTGGGCGTGTGCTTGATCGAGGCACCCGCCCCGGTCGCGTACACGGCCGCCGTGCTGGCGGCGAGCGTGATCACGCTCACGAGGCCGGCGCACAACGCGATCCTGCCGAGCCTGGCTGAGACGCCGGGCGAGCTGACCGCCGCCAACGCCGCGTCGAGCACGATGGACGGCATCGGCACGCTGATCGGGCCGTTGGCCGGCGCGATCCTGATGGGTCGCTGGGGGCCGGGAGGCACCGTGCTCGTGATGGCGTTCGTCTCGGCGCTCTCGGTCCTCGCCGCGCTCGGGGTGCGGCCGGATCGACCGGACGAGCCGAACCCCTCCGAGCACGTGAGCGCCTTCCTCTCGCAGGCGCTCGGCGGGCTCCGGCAGGCCCGGGCTGAGCCCGACGTCGCCACGCTGCTCGGGGTCGGCGGCGTGCAGTTCGTGATGGTCGGCATGCTCGACGTCTTCTTCGCGCTGCTCGCGATCGACGTGCTCGGGTCGGGGGAGAGCGGCGCCGGGGTGCTGGCCGGGGGGTTCGGCCTCGGTCTCCTCCTCGGTGCCGCGGGCGCGGTGGGTCTCGTGGGGGTGCAGCGACTGGCGCCGGCTGTGCTGGTCGCTCTCCTCGGCTCGGGCGCCGCACTCGGCGCGCTCTCGTTGGCGTCCACGATGCCGGTGGCGGTCGTCGTGCTGGCGTTGTGCGGGGCGACGATCGGACTGTTCGCGGTCGCGAGTCGCACGTTGCTGCAGCGCCGCGCCGATGACGTGGTGCTCGCCAGGGTGTTCGGTCTCGAGGAGGCCCTGCAGATGATCGGCCTGGCCGTCGGCGCCGCGGCAGCGCCGCTGCTGGTCTCGGTCTTCGGCGCCGCGGGGGCGCTCGCGGCGGCCGGCGCCATCCTTGCGGGTGTGGCGCTCGGGGCGTGGCCACGGCTCCGCCGCATCGACGCCGCAGCGGCCGGTCCGGGGCCCGAGTTCGATCTGCTCCGCGGAGTCTCGATCTTCTCGCCACTGGCTCAGCACGTGCAGGAGCAGCTCGCGTGGCACCTGATCCCCTTCAGGGTCCCGGCCGGCGGCGTCGTGATCAGGGAGGGCGAGGCCGGCGATCGCGTCTACGTGGTGCGCAACGGCACGGTCGAGGTCGCGAAGGGCGGGGTCGCGGTGGCCGAGCTCGGTCCGGGCGACTACTTCGGTGAGATCGCGTTGCTCCGCGATGTGCCGAGGACCGCCACGGTGACGGCGATCGACGACGTCGACCTGCTGGCTCTGGAACGCGACGTGTTCCTCGCGGCGGTCACGGGGTCGGTTCCGAGCCGGCGGCAGGCTGACGAGGAGGTGGACCGGCGGCTCGCCGACGGCGACCGGTGA
- the groL gene encoding chaperonin GroEL (60 kDa chaperone family; promotes refolding of misfolded polypeptides especially under stressful conditions; forms two stacked rings of heptamers to form a barrel-shaped 14mer; ends can be capped by GroES; misfolded proteins enter the barrel where they are refolded when GroES binds): MAAKIISFDEDARRSLERGMDQLANAVRITLGPKGRNVVLEKKWGAPTITNDGVSIAKEIELDDPEEKIGAELVKEVAKKTDDVAGDGTTTATVLAQAIVKEGLRNVAAGANPMSLKRGIERATELAVEAIKNQSKEVDDKAQIANVGAISAADPQIGETIAEAVDKVGKDGVITVEESNTFGMELDFVEGMRFDKGYISPYFVTDSERMEAVLEDPYVLIANSKISAVKDLLPVLEKVMQAGKPVLILAEDVEGEALATLVVNKIRGTFRSAAVKAPGFGDRRKAMLQDIAVLTGGTVISEEVGLKLENATLDLLGTARKVIVTKDETTIVEGAGKDEDVQGRINQIKGEIEKTDSDYDREKLQERLAKISGGVAVIKVGAATEVELKEKKHRIEDAVQSTKAAVEEGIVPGGGVALLNAQAALDKVDLEGDEATGANIVRRALEEPLKQIAVNAGLEGGVIVEKVRALDPGNGLNAATGEYGDMVRFGVIDPTKVTRSALQNAASIAALFLTTEALVAEKPEKAPAMPAGGMPGGDMDF, from the coding sequence ATGGCCGCGAAGATCATCTCTTTCGATGAGGACGCGCGGCGCTCGCTCGAGCGGGGCATGGACCAGCTCGCGAACGCCGTGAGGATCACGCTGGGGCCCAAGGGCCGCAACGTGGTCCTCGAGAAGAAGTGGGGTGCCCCAACGATCACGAACGACGGTGTCTCGATCGCCAAGGAGATCGAGCTCGACGACCCCGAGGAGAAGATCGGGGCCGAGCTGGTCAAGGAGGTCGCGAAGAAGACCGACGACGTCGCCGGTGACGGCACCACGACGGCCACCGTGCTCGCCCAGGCGATCGTGAAGGAAGGCCTGCGCAACGTCGCGGCCGGCGCCAATCCGATGAGCCTGAAGCGCGGCATCGAGCGCGCCACGGAGCTCGCCGTCGAGGCGATCAAGAACCAGTCCAAGGAGGTCGACGACAAGGCCCAGATCGCCAACGTCGGCGCGATCTCTGCGGCAGACCCTCAGATCGGCGAGACGATCGCCGAGGCCGTCGACAAGGTCGGCAAGGACGGCGTGATCACGGTCGAGGAGTCGAACACGTTCGGCATGGAGCTCGACTTCGTCGAGGGCATGCGCTTCGACAAGGGCTACATCTCGCCTTACTTCGTCACGGACTCCGAGCGCATGGAAGCCGTGCTCGAGGACCCGTACGTCCTCATCGCGAACTCGAAGATCTCGGCCGTGAAGGACCTGCTGCCGGTGCTCGAGAAGGTCATGCAGGCCGGCAAGCCGGTGCTGATCCTCGCCGAGGATGTCGAGGGCGAGGCCCTCGCGACCCTGGTGGTCAACAAGATCCGCGGCACGTTCCGCAGCGCAGCGGTGAAGGCTCCTGGGTTCGGAGACCGCCGCAAGGCCATGCTGCAGGACATCGCGGTTCTCACAGGTGGCACGGTCATCTCCGAGGAGGTCGGCCTGAAGCTCGAGAACGCCACGCTCGACCTGCTCGGCACCGCGCGCAAGGTCATCGTGACCAAGGACGAGACCACGATCGTGGAGGGCGCGGGCAAGGACGAGGACGTCCAGGGCCGGATCAATCAGATCAAGGGCGAGATCGAGAAGACCGACTCCGACTACGACCGCGAGAAGCTGCAGGAGCGGCTGGCCAAGATCTCCGGTGGTGTGGCGGTCATCAAGGTCGGCGCGGCCACCGAGGTCGAACTCAAGGAGAAGAAGCATCGCATCGAGGATGCGGTCCAGTCGACCAAGGCCGCCGTCGAGGAGGGCATCGTGCCCGGGGGCGGTGTCGCGCTCCTGAACGCGCAGGCCGCGCTCGACAAGGTCGACCTCGAGGGCGACGAGGCGACGGGTGCCAACATCGTGCGCCGCGCGCTCGAGGAGCCGCTGAAGCAGATCGCCGTGAACGCCGGCCTCGAAGGTGGCGTGATCGTCGAGAAGGTGCGGGCGCTCGACCCAGGCAACGGGTTGAACGCCGCCACCGGCGAGTATGGCGACATGGTGAGGTTCGGCGTGATCGACCCGACGAAGGTCACGCGTTCCGCGCTGCAGAACGCCGCGTCGATCGCCGCGCTCTTCCTGACGACCGAGGCCCTCGTCGCCGAGAAGCCCGAGAAGGCTCCGGCCATGCCGGCGGGCGGCATGCCCGGCGGTGACATGGACTTCTGA
- a CDS encoding prolyl oligopeptidase family serine peptidase, which produces MVTTTDWRRRLTVPTVSGVAWNRQAPHRLAIVSTESGVSQAWSWDLAEGVRRQASAEGVGAEEAHVTPDGSGIVWWLDPQGDERGRWMVTPFGGGDPRPLFPGLPDMWMSGLSLVGDSVAAGFSDDDGYTIVVRHGSEPTREIYRNGQPAGAGRDWPQGPGGLSADASLVAIWHTEGSNIENPAVRVLDAHTGDPVARVADDAMAVVAAGWSPVPGDDRLVLLREIGGFTRPFLWSPRTGAPQEIALDVPGTVTLADWYPTGDALLLHRDHEATHSLMRVGSDGGGLTTVVEAGGTISHAGVRPDGHVWFRYEDGVRPPTWREAPSGVEVLRIAEPPPAGRPWEPMWFNNPVGQPIQAWFMRPDGEPPFPAVVSVHGGPNYHDTDAFEPRRQAFADEGFAVMLVNYRGSTGYGREFRQALYGDIGFPESEDINAGLDHAIEAGLVEPERVFLEGWSWGGYLATLNAGLHPERWRGVIAGIPVGDSVAAHYESAPALRAWDVAVMGGTPMEVPELFHERNPMTYVDRVRAPMLLIAGEQDSRCPLGQVMTYAHALRVRGREVEVHLYPGGHHANDVDEQIRHVELMLDFMHRHS; this is translated from the coding sequence TTGGTCACCACCACCGATTGGCGACGCCGATTGACCGTGCCGACGGTGAGCGGCGTCGCCTGGAACCGGCAGGCACCACACCGTCTCGCGATCGTGTCGACGGAGAGTGGGGTCTCGCAGGCCTGGTCGTGGGACCTGGCCGAGGGCGTGCGCCGGCAGGCGTCGGCCGAAGGCGTCGGCGCCGAAGAAGCGCATGTCACCCCCGACGGCTCGGGTATCGTCTGGTGGCTCGACCCCCAGGGGGACGAGCGAGGACGGTGGATGGTGACGCCCTTCGGCGGCGGCGATCCTCGCCCCCTCTTCCCCGGGCTCCCCGACATGTGGATGTCGGGGCTCTCGCTCGTCGGCGACTCGGTCGCCGCCGGGTTCTCCGACGACGACGGCTACACGATCGTCGTGCGACACGGCTCGGAACCGACCCGTGAGATCTACCGCAACGGGCAACCGGCGGGTGCGGGTCGGGATTGGCCGCAGGGACCAGGCGGCCTGTCCGCCGACGCCTCGCTGGTCGCGATCTGGCACACGGAGGGCTCGAACATCGAGAACCCGGCGGTTCGCGTGCTCGACGCGCACACGGGCGATCCGGTCGCCCGGGTCGCCGACGATGCGATGGCGGTGGTGGCCGCCGGCTGGTCCCCGGTGCCCGGTGACGACCGCCTCGTGCTGTTGCGCGAGATCGGCGGCTTCACACGTCCCTTCCTGTGGTCGCCTCGCACGGGCGCGCCGCAGGAGATCGCGTTGGACGTCCCAGGCACGGTGACACTCGCGGACTGGTATCCGACCGGCGACGCGCTCCTCCTGCACCGCGATCACGAGGCGACGCACAGCCTCATGCGGGTCGGGTCGGACGGCGGCGGGCTCACCACGGTCGTCGAGGCGGGCGGCACGATCAGCCACGCAGGGGTCCGCCCGGACGGTCATGTGTGGTTCCGATACGAGGACGGCGTTCGACCGCCGACCTGGCGTGAGGCCCCGAGCGGCGTCGAGGTGCTCCGCATCGCCGAGCCGCCCCCTGCGGGGCGCCCGTGGGAGCCGATGTGGTTCAACAACCCGGTCGGCCAGCCCATCCAGGCATGGTTCATGCGACCGGACGGGGAGCCGCCGTTTCCCGCCGTCGTGTCGGTACACGGCGGCCCGAACTACCACGACACCGATGCCTTCGAACCCCGGCGCCAAGCCTTCGCCGACGAAGGGTTCGCCGTCATGCTCGTGAACTACCGAGGTTCGACCGGCTACGGGCGCGAGTTCCGCCAGGCGCTCTACGGCGATATCGGGTTCCCCGAGTCCGAGGACATCAACGCCGGCCTCGACCATGCGATCGAGGCCGGGCTGGTCGAGCCCGAGCGCGTGTTCCTCGAGGGATGGTCCTGGGGCGGCTACCTCGCGACGCTGAACGCCGGCCTGCACCCGGAGCGATGGCGGGGCGTGATCGCCGGAATCCCCGTGGGCGACTCGGTGGCCGCGCACTACGAGAGCGCGCCCGCGCTCCGGGCGTGGGACGTGGCCGTCATGGGCGGCACGCCCATGGAGGTCCCCGAGCTGTTCCACGAACGGAACCCGATGACCTACGTGGACCGCGTGCGAGCCCCAATGCTGCTGATCGCCGGTGAGCAGGACAGCCGATGCCCACTCGGACAGGTGATGACCTACGCCCACGCCCTGCGGGTTCGTGGGCGGGAGGTCGAGGTGCACCTCTACCCCGGCGGGCACCACGCGAACGACGTCGACGAGCAGATCCGGCACGTCGAGCTGATGCTCGACTTCATGCACCGCCATTCGTGA
- a CDS encoding YihY/virulence factor BrkB family protein, translating into MGGRDTGLARLVVRPSLELADRTQRDQLGVEAGSLTYGAFLSLPPLLLLLLSVVGIVFQQQAETAQQDLIDAIGDLLPGFDEVVSTQLELTTASQIGTGVVGLIGIIYAASGFVARVRHALGAVFRSRQTGLVVGRVSGALIGVPVVVLLVAFASAAAWVTGLRLEGLLGVTVEFVAFVALAAFGAGTWALVYRLLTPSPGPTLREHLPGAAVFTVGFLVLERFGAVYVAGVVTRSTALYGAIGAVFGLLAFIYVAMWLFLLAGEVSDLLRHRDEPVVTNGGA; encoded by the coding sequence CTGGGGGGCCGCGACACGGGACTCGCTCGCCTCGTCGTCCGGCCCTCGCTCGAGCTCGCCGATCGCACGCAGCGCGATCAGCTGGGTGTGGAAGCCGGCTCGCTGACCTACGGTGCCTTCCTCTCGCTCCCGCCGCTGTTGTTGCTGCTGCTCTCGGTCGTGGGCATCGTGTTCCAGCAGCAGGCGGAGACGGCCCAACAGGACCTGATCGACGCGATCGGCGATCTGCTGCCCGGGTTCGACGAGGTGGTATCGACCCAGCTGGAGCTCACGACCGCCTCCCAGATCGGCACCGGAGTGGTGGGGCTCATCGGCATCATCTACGCGGCGTCGGGGTTCGTCGCCCGCGTGCGACACGCCCTCGGCGCGGTGTTCCGTTCCCGCCAGACGGGGCTCGTCGTGGGGCGCGTGAGCGGTGCCTTGATCGGTGTGCCCGTGGTGGTGCTGCTCGTCGCGTTCGCATCCGCCGCCGCGTGGGTGACCGGACTCCGTCTCGAGGGCTTGCTCGGGGTGACCGTCGAGTTCGTCGCGTTCGTCGCGCTGGCCGCGTTCGGTGCCGGCACGTGGGCGCTCGTCTATCGTCTGCTCACGCCCTCGCCCGGGCCGACGCTGCGCGAACACCTTCCGGGCGCCGCGGTGTTTACGGTCGGATTCCTCGTGCTCGAGCGCTTCGGGGCCGTCTATGTCGCGGGCGTCGTCACCCGCAGCACGGCGCTCTACGGTGCGATCGGTGCGGTCTTCGGGCTGCTGGCGTTCATCTACGTGGCGATGTGGCTGTTCCTGCTCGCGGGCGAGGTCTCTGATCTGCTCCGGCACCGCGACGAGCCGGTCGTCACGAATGGCGGTGCATGA
- a CDS encoding pyridoxamine 5'-phosphate oxidase family protein, producing the protein MTIDVPVFSGLEAAFVAGARVAALATTYPDGRPHVVPISAVLDLDRLVFASETDTQKIRNIEANPDVAISFDEYHEDWSQLKQVIAHGEAYVVDAGFEFARDRALLYEKFPQYESEAPIEEGSSVVVEVRVDRVVSWGFDD; encoded by the coding sequence ATGACGATCGACGTCCCCGTCTTCTCGGGCCTCGAGGCCGCGTTCGTCGCCGGCGCCCGAGTGGCGGCGCTCGCGACGACCTACCCCGACGGCCGTCCGCACGTCGTGCCGATCTCCGCGGTGCTGGACCTCGACAGGCTCGTGTTCGCGAGCGAGACCGACACGCAGAAGATCCGCAACATCGAGGCGAACCCCGATGTGGCGATCAGCTTCGACGAGTACCACGAGGATTGGTCCCAACTGAAGCAGGTGATCGCCCACGGCGAGGCTTACGTGGTCGATGCCGGGTTCGAGTTCGCGCGTGATCGCGCCCTGCTCTACGAGAAGTTCCCGCAGTACGAGTCCGAGGCGCCGATCGAGGAGGGATCGTCGGTGGTCGTCGAAGTGCGGGTCGACCGGGTCGTGAGCTGGGGTTTCGACGACTGA